In Planctomycetia bacterium, one DNA window encodes the following:
- a CDS encoding HEAT repeat domain-containing protein: MVMPQNTLQCKLMAALMAAMVAASAARATDEMVGQDAEAWTIWQSALDSASREDRETATRNFSQLLTMGLSDLRLALMADRTGSLGLENWAKEAGAPDPVKQLVEKITSGRRQKALAEDGWHFAAIGRFKYADANFKALDESNPDPVALLELARRNPNRHAILIKLISNAEVGPSAKRFLQLLDLGEEKLRMDASEIVANIGKLAGPPRMSFNATSRLKASGEYAIPHLLQALQDSGRKELHAAIIQVLPQIGRDGLNPLCAALAMADNVTRHQIVSTVAQIGYRQALPYLAKLTSDESASGELRAAAKQAMVTLGAGAADTAALFFELAESYYNNADSVKADPRKDTANVWYLRDGTLKLVAVPTAIFNDIMAMRCCEEALLANSNLENATALWLAANIRREAKLGLDVESDKPDELAAKDGTRPDGYPRSIYFARAAGPKYCHMVLARANKDRDVGVALGAIAALRETAGEPSLVGAEDIKQPLIETLAFPNRQVRVKAALAIGQALPRTQFAGAHNVVPVLAEALSQANRQAALVVDGDSASGNKIQAVLAGMGYDCALGDTLNSARETGRKANLTTFDLVILASDMSGPDVTAAIGDLRREFQTAATPILVLAKEGEATKASSAARLAPGVEVLLYDALGLGDPKKISEHVGNRIARASQALGMAPLSADQSLSLALQSARVLRLIAESNLKVLDVSKATGALITAIRGNSEPLRVAAAHALALHRAADAQAAIAENALDPQRSPGERIASFNSLAESARTGGNLLGTSELVNRLIEFTTQEQDLVLRAAGSQALGALDLPSNKASEIIRGQYRG; encoded by the coding sequence ATGGTGATGCCGCAAAACACGTTGCAGTGCAAGCTGATGGCGGCGCTGATGGCTGCGATGGTCGCAGCAAGCGCCGCTCGCGCGACGGACGAAATGGTCGGCCAGGATGCCGAAGCGTGGACGATATGGCAATCCGCTCTGGATTCCGCCAGCCGCGAAGACCGCGAGACCGCGACGCGAAACTTCTCCCAGTTGCTCACGATGGGGTTGTCGGATCTGCGCCTCGCGCTGATGGCTGATCGCACCGGCTCGCTCGGATTGGAAAACTGGGCCAAAGAAGCGGGTGCCCCCGACCCGGTCAAACAACTGGTCGAGAAGATCACCTCCGGCCGTCGCCAGAAGGCACTCGCCGAGGACGGCTGGCACTTCGCCGCCATCGGCCGCTTCAAGTACGCCGATGCCAATTTCAAGGCACTGGACGAATCGAACCCCGACCCGGTCGCGCTGCTGGAATTGGCGCGCCGGAACCCCAATCGCCACGCCATTCTCATCAAGCTCATCAGCAATGCCGAGGTCGGCCCCAGCGCCAAACGCTTCCTGCAACTGCTTGATCTCGGCGAAGAAAAGCTGCGCATGGATGCCAGCGAGATCGTCGCGAACATCGGCAAGCTCGCCGGTCCCCCGCGCATGAGCTTCAACGCCACGAGCCGCCTGAAGGCCTCCGGTGAGTACGCGATCCCGCACTTGTTGCAGGCGCTTCAGGATTCGGGTCGCAAAGAATTGCACGCCGCGATCATTCAGGTCCTCCCGCAGATCGGCCGCGATGGGTTGAATCCGCTCTGCGCCGCCCTCGCAATGGCCGACAACGTCACGCGACACCAGATCGTCTCGACGGTCGCCCAGATCGGCTACCGTCAGGCGCTGCCGTACCTGGCCAAGCTGACCTCCGATGAATCGGCGTCCGGCGAACTGCGTGCGGCCGCCAAGCAGGCGATGGTCACGCTCGGCGCGGGCGCCGCCGACACCGCCGCGCTCTTCTTCGAACTCGCCGAGAGTTACTACAACAACGCCGACTCGGTCAAGGCCGATCCGCGCAAGGACACCGCCAACGTCTGGTACCTCCGCGACGGCACGCTCAAACTCGTCGCCGTGCCGACTGCGATCTTCAACGACATCATGGCAATGCGCTGTTGCGAAGAGGCCCTGCTGGCCAACTCCAATCTCGAAAATGCCACGGCACTTTGGCTCGCTGCCAACATCCGACGTGAGGCAAAACTCGGCCTCGATGTCGAAAGCGACAAACCCGATGAACTGGCCGCCAAAGACGGCACGCGGCCTGACGGCTATCCCCGCTCGATTTACTTCGCCCGCGCTGCCGGACCCAAGTATTGCCACATGGTCCTCGCCCGCGCGAACAAGGACCGTGATGTCGGCGTGGCCCTCGGCGCGATTGCCGCCCTGCGCGAAACAGCCGGCGAACCGAGCCTCGTCGGCGCGGAAGACATCAAGCAGCCGCTCATCGAGACGCTGGCCTTTCCCAATCGCCAGGTGCGCGTGAAAGCGGCACTGGCCATCGGTCAGGCACTACCGCGCACGCAGTTCGCCGGCGCGCACAACGTCGTGCCGGTGCTCGCCGAAGCGCTCTCGCAGGCCAATCGTCAGGCAGCACTGGTCGTCGATGGCGACTCCGCCTCGGGCAACAAGATTCAGGCTGTGCTCGCAGGCATGGGATACGACTGTGCACTGGGTGACACTCTCAACAGCGCACGCGAGACGGGCCGCAAGGCGAATCTGACGACGTTCGATCTCGTCATCCTCGCCAGTGACATGAGCGGGCCGGACGTGACCGCGGCCATCGGCGATCTGCGTCGCGAATTTCAGACCGCCGCCACGCCGATCCTCGTACTCGCGAAGGAAGGGGAGGCCACCAAGGCCAGCAGTGCCGCGCGACTGGCCCCCGGCGTCGAAGTCCTGTTGTACGACGCCCTCGGACTGGGCGACCCCAAGAAGATCTCCGAACACGTCGGCAACCGCATTGCCCGGGCATCCCAGGCGCTGGGCATGGCCCCGCTGTCAGCCGATCAATCGCTTTCGCTCGCGTTGCAGTCGGCCCGCGTGCTGCGTCTGATCGCCGAGAGCAATCTCAAGGTGCTGGATGTTTCCAAGGCCACCGGCGCGCTGATCACAGCGATTCGTGGCAACTCCGAGCCGCTGCGCGTTGCCGCCGCACACGCCCTGGCCCTGCATCGCGCTGCCGATGCACAGGCCGCCATCGCCGAAAATGCTCTCGATCCGCAACGCAGCCCGGGCGAGCGGATCGCTTCATTCAACAGCCTCGCCGAAAGCGCTCGCACCGGCGGCAATCTCCTCGGCACGAGCGAACTGGTCAATCGACTGATCGAATTCACAACGCAGGAGCAGGACCTGGTCCTCCGGGCCGCAGGATCACAGGCCCTCGGCGCGCTCGATCTGCCGTCGAACAAGGCCAGCGAAATCATCCGCGGTCAATACCGGGGTTAA